The proteins below come from a single Ochotona princeps isolate mOchPri1 chromosome 13, mOchPri1.hap1, whole genome shotgun sequence genomic window:
- the CHST3 gene encoding carbohydrate sulfotransferase 3: METVLALPQERRDFVHSLRMRSRYALFLAFVVVVFVFIEKENKIISRVSDKLRQIPQALAEANSTNPELLLAENASLVSLSELDSAFSQIRSRLHNLSLQLGVEQAGEAEAHADQVPLLPAGAGPRRHVLLMATTRTGSSFVGEFFNQQGNIFYLFEPLWHIERTVAFEPGGANAAGSALVYRDVLQQLFLCDLYVLEPFITPLPEDHMTDSMFRRGSSRSLCEEPVCTPLVKKAFEKYHCKNRRCGPLNVTLAAEACRRKQHMALKAVRIRQLEFLQPLAEDPRLDLRVIQLVRDPRAVMASRMVAFAGKYETWNKWLAAGQDQLHEEEVQRLRGNCESIRLSAELGLQQPAWLRGRYMLVRYEDVARSPLQKAREMYRFAGIPLTPQVEDWIQKNTQVAHGSGIYSTQRNSSEQFNKWRFSMPFKLAQVVQTACEPAMRLFGYKLAPDAAALANRSVSLLEDRGTFWVT, from the exons ATGGAGACGGTCCTGGCCTTGCCCCAGGAGCGCCGGGACTTCGTGCACAGCCTGAGGATGAGGAGCAGATATGCCTTGTTTCTCGCAtttgtggtggtggtgtttgTCTTCATCGAGAAGGAGAATAAGATCATATCCag GGTCTCGGACAAGCTGAGGCAGATCCCGCAGGCCCTGGCAGAGGCCAACAGCACCAACCCGGAGCTGCTCTTGGCGGAAAACGCGTCCCTGGTGTCTTTGAGCGAGCTCGATTCCGCCTTCTCACAGATTCGGAGCCGCCTGCATAACCTCAGCCTACAACTGGGTGTGGAGCAGGCTGGGGAGGCCGAGGCGCACGCTGACCAGGTGCCACTCCTGCCGGCTGGGGCGGGGCCGCGGCGCCACGTGCTGCTCATGGCCACCACGCGCACGGGCTCGTCGTTCGTGGGCGAGTTCTTCAACCAGCAAGGCAATATCTTCTACCTCTTCGAGCCACTGTGGCACATCGAGCGCACTGTGGCCTTCGAGCCTGGAGGTGCCAACGCGGCGGGCTCAGCACTCGTGTACCGCGACGTGCTCCAGCAGCTGTTCCTGTGCGACCTCTACGTGCTGGAGCCCTTCATCACGCCTCTGCCAGAGGACCACATGACTGACTCCATGTTCCGCCGTGGCTCCAGCCGCTCGCTGTGCGAGGAACCTGTGTGCACGCCCTTGGTCAAGAAGGCCTTTGAGAAGTACCACTGCAAGAACCGCCGCTGCGGCCCGCTTAACGTGACCCTGGCCGCCGAGGCCTGCCGTCGCAAGCAGCACATGGCCCTCAAGGCCGTGCGCATCCGCCAGCTCGAGTTCCTGCAGCCGCTGGCGGAGGATCCCAGGCTGGACCTGCGCGTCATCCAGCTGGTGCGCGACCCACGGGCCGTGATGGCCTCGCGTATGGTGGCCTTCGCAGGCAAGTATGAGACTTGGAATAAGTGGTTAGCGGCGGGTCAGGACCAGCTGCACGAGGAGGAGGTGCAGCGGCTTCGGGGCAACTGTGAGAGCATCCGCCTATCGGCAGAGCTGGGCCTACAGCAGCCTGCGTGGCTGCGCGGCCGTTATATGCTTGTGCGCTACGAGGATGTGGCGCGTAGCCCGCTGCAGAAGGCACGCGAGATGTACCGCTTCGCCGGCATCCCCCTGACGCCGCAGGTGGAGGACTGGATCCAGAAGAACACACAGGTGGCGCACGGCAGCGGCATCTACTCCACGCAGAGAAACTCCTCGGAGCAGTTCAACAAGTGGCGCTTCAGCATGCCCTTTAAGCTGGCGCAGGTGGTGCAGACCGCCTGCGAACCCGCCATGCGCCTCTTCGGCTACAAGCTGGCCCCTGATGCCGCCGCGCTGGCCAACCGCTCCGTTAGCCTGCTGGAGGACCGGGGTACCTTCTGGGTCACGTAG